TATCATCTTTATACAAATACAATTTAAGGGCCATTGGAATCAGCTCACACTATTGATTTGCATCAACCTTTCCCATGCAATCATATATATGAGTAATCGAATCAGAAAATATATCTCAAATGAACACGGAGTTAACTACTGATGACAGCATTACATCCACTAGAAGGAACAAACCGATATCATGGTGCGGAAATCTACGATTTCCTTTCCTGAGCCTGCAAGCCCGGATGAGGCCCGTTTGCATTGGCATGGATGGACTTTCCTAACGAGATGGGTTGCCTGGTTTGAGGTACTTGCGATTTAAGCCTCTGCCAACGATTAGGAGGCCAAACAATCTGCGTAGCTTGGGCCGTTATCAGCCCCAGAGAAACTGGCCCGAACGTATTGCTATCCAAAGAGTTCCCTGAAACGATAGAAATGTAAGTTCGTTAGGTCAAAATCTACTGATCAGTATTTAATCGAAAATACTTCACCTGTATGGTCTCCTTCGACCCAACAGTGACCTTCAGGAACCTTAACGTACTGCATTTTGTAGCCGAGCGTCTGAATCACATCGCCCTGCAGCCCCACGACGCGTTTGATGATTTTCTGGTTTGGATCTTTGGGCGATATTAGCGATATAACATCTCCCCGGGCAACGTCCAGATTGCGCACCGCCCATCGGGAAAGAAAAACGTAGTCGACAGTGTTACTTTCATCCGGATTCAAAACCGGTTGCATCGAGATGCCTTCTACTCGGGCCACATAGCCCACGCAATCAAAAAACGTTACCCCGATCGGTACCCCCAGTAGCAGCGATTTGACGAAGAGTGGAACCCGCATATCGATGTGTCGGCTCTGTTAGAAATGT
This sequence is a window from Uranotaenia lowii strain MFRU-FL chromosome 3, ASM2978415v1, whole genome shotgun sequence. Protein-coding genes within it:
- the LOC129753509 gene encoding mitochondrial inner membrane protease subunit 2 encodes the protein MRVPLFVKSLLLGVPIGVTFFDCVGYVARVEGISMQPVLNPDESNTVDYVFLSRWAVRNLDVARGDVISLISPKDPNQKIIKRVVGLQGDVIQTLGYKMQYVKVPEGHCWVEGDHTGNSLDSNTFGPVSLGLITAQATQIVWPPNRWQRLKSQVPQTRQPISLGKSIHANANGPHPGLQAQERKS